Genomic DNA from Salinibacterium sp. NK8237:
CGACCGTCAGCGGCAGGCGCTTGGTGAAATGGATGTACTTGTCTGCATCCCGACGCAAGGTGCGTTTTGAGATCGTCGCCACGCGGTCAGCCAGATCGTCGCCCGAATGATCTCGGTTCTTTATATATCGCTCACGAAAAGCATCTAGCGAATAGAAGTAGTCCGGGCTGAACACCGAAACCAAGCCATACAACTCTTCGAGCCGATTCTGCAGCGGAGTCGCCGTTAGCAGGACTGTCTTTGACGCGCCTGAGATGAGATGTGCGACTGCTTCCGACACTTTGGCTTTGCCATTCCAGTGGTTTCGTAATCTGTGAGCCTCATCAGCAACGACCAAGTCCCACGACTTCAGAAGCGACTGCTCGTGGCGCAGCACAAACTCATACGAGCAAATCAGCACCACAGGTGAGTGAGTTCCTGCGGGCGAGAGCAGCTTGCCCTTCGACTTGGCATCTAAGAGCGCGGAAGGGATTAGGAACTTCTCGTGAAGCTCTTGTTGCCACTGCTGCCTCAAGCTCGACGGAGCAATGATCAGAATGTCGCGCTTGCGTTCGGCCCAGTACTGCGAAATGACGATGCCTGCTTCGATCGTCTTACCTAGGCCGACTTCATCGGCGAGAATAACGCCCGGTAGGAAAGGGGTCTGCAGCGCAAATAATGCTGCATCGATCTGGTGTGGCTTCGGTTCCACCTGAGCATCGAACAAGAGGCCGGCAAGTTTGCCCACGTGGTCGTTTGCGTAGCTGCGTTGGAGTTCGTGGGCGAAGTACTTTGCCTGGTATTCGTTGAGCGGAACGGTCACAGCGTGCGCTCCGCAACTGTCACAAGCAATCGCCCGGGACTCAACAAAGGAACTTCGCTGAAGTGCGGAAATTTGAGTTGAGATCGCTCGTCCATCGATCCCTCCTCCCCATTGTTGTGACCCGCTGAGAGGCCACAGATATCCTCTCAGGTTATCGGTGCCTGCCGAAGCTGACCTGTCCCACTTCGGGTGGTTTCCGACGATCAACCAGATCAACGCGACGTTGTGAACTGTGCCGGATAAGGTGAATCGAATCACGCGCCTTGCATAGGTCACAGCAGACAACGTTCGGATCCCGAGGAGAGCTCCATGGCAGACAAGATACTTCAAGGTCGACGGATCCAGGCCACGCTGGAACTTCTAGCAGATGCTCAGACGCCGTTGAACCGAAGCACAGTGTGGGCAGCCGTTAGCGAGCGATTCCCGCTCGAGGGCGACGAGTTCGAGCTCAACACCAGCGGCACTCCACGCGGTGAGACGAATTGGGCGTTCGCGACAAGCTACCTCCCAATCGCAGGCTGGATAGATAAGGGGCACAATGCATGGACAATCACAGACGAAGGGCGAGAAGCGCTCTCGAAGTACGCCAATCCGACTGACTTCATCGACGTCCCGCGCCGACTCCACGCGCAATGGCGACGTGGTAACAAACAACAACTTGAGCGCGATCTGTCTGAACGTGTGATGCCCCAAGATGAGGCACAAGAGAAGGTAATTGAAGGTGCGCGCCTCTACGTCGATCGCGCGCTGACCCGCGGAGAGTCAGTTTTCGTGCCAGGGCGTCAGTTGTGGACCGAAGCGGTCACCGGGGAACTTGAGGCCCACTTCGTAGCTGCCGAAGCTATTCCAGGGAAAACCTTCATGGAGCAAGTCGCTATACAGCTCGCAGAAGTGAGTGATGATGCGAAACTTTTGATGGCCGAACTAGTCGCGTTCCAGCTGCTCCCGGCGAGCACGGACTCGATCGGGGAGCAGGCAAAGCGAGCTCGAGTCAACGGCATCCTGCAACTGATGGAGCACCCTGTGCTGATCCCTGCGGAAGTTGACTCCGTATTCCCCTTTGGCTCGTTCAACCCTGGTATGCGCATGGCCAACAACCTCGGTGCTGCAATGACGATTATCGTCAACTTTGCGATTGCTTGGGTCCGAATTCCGGAAGAGGAAAGGGATGAACTGCTGACAGATCCGTGGACTTTCCGGGACTGGATTCTCACAATTCCCGGTGAGCGGTTTCCGTCTCAGCGGCACGCACTTGAGTACCTCATCCACCCTGCGTTTTTCGTCTCGATCGTGTCAAACGACCACAAAGAACTCATTCGTGAGGCATTCATCGGAGAAATCGCGACTAGCACGAACGATCTTGATCGCGACCTACTAGCGATCACAGTTGCTCTCCAGGTGAAGTCCGGAGCGCCGATTAGCTACTACAGCAGCGAACTCCGGCTGATTTGGGACAAGGCCCATGATTCGCAGACCGCGGACTTCAACAATCCAAACGAATCCGCGCCGGATGACGACAGTGCAGACGAACCCCTCGTCGACCCAAAGCAACGAACTCCGTTCGCCGTCGCCGACGAGAAACTTGCAGCCGCAGTCCTGACCGAGCCCAAGTGGCTCCAAAGCGTTCTGGATCTTCTTTGGCGTCAACGCCAAGTGATTTTTTACGGACCTCCCGGTACAGGTAAGACGTTTCTTGCTCGAGCCATCGCAGGGCACATCTCCGACGGCGCTGATCCTGTCATCGTCCAGTTTCATCCCAGCTATTCATATGAAGACTTCGTCGAGGGGTATAGGCCAGTTGTCAAGGAAGACGGACTTGTTTATGAGCTGGTCCCTGGTCCTTTCCTCGAGATTGCGAAAAGTGCAGCCAAGAACCCCGAACTCAACTATGTACTCGTTATAGACGAGATTAATCGAGGCAACATTGCCAAGGTTTTTGGCGAACTCTACTTTCTTCTTGAGTACCGAGACGAGAAAATGAAGCTTCTCTATCGGTCAGAACACTTCGCGCTACCGGAAAACGTTTACATCATCGGCACGATGAACACCGCAGATCGTTCCATTGCCCTACTAGACGCCGCAATGCGACGTCGATTTGCCTTTGTCGAGCTGCACCCTGATGAGAAGCCCACAGCTGGACTTCTCGATCGATGGCTCGATGCGAGGGGGCTTGATCGTAAGGTGGGTCAACTATTGACCTCTCTTAACGCGAGCATTAATCACCGCGACGCAAGGATTGGTCCTAGCTACTTCATGCCTGGAGACGGAGATCTCTCAGAGGATCGGCTTCGCGAGATATGGCGCTACCAACTTTTGCCACTGCTCGAAGAGGCGCACTACGGCGACGGCTTAGATATCGTGGCGCGTTTTGGGTACGACGCCATCAACCGCAAAGCTCAGTCGAGTTCTGTGTCAGTGACTCTTCCCGTTGTCGAAGAGGTGCCGGATGCTATTGCAGGGCCCTGAAGGGCTGCCGTTCGTTCTCAAAGAGGCGCACACAGAGGATGACGTTGACCTCGACAGCGCTACCGCGGCTGCGATCAGCAACCTAGGCATAGCTGCGGTGATGCCGGTGGGCCCAGAGTCGTGGAGAATCACCAACATTCGCAGGGTTGGGACAGTCCGCCTCGGCTCACGCGAAGTCCGCATCGCGTCGAAAGTACCCGTTGCACAGCTTTTCCACCTTCTTGCAGTCGGACAACAGTGGGGGGAGTGGCACCAAGACATAGTTAAACTCGACCAAGCGACGGACCTCTACCCCGCAGTTTCTGAGGCTTTTTCCGCTGTCGCCGCGCAGGCGCTAAGCGGAGGGGTGTTGCGCGACTACTGCGAAGTGCAATCGGCAGAGCCTACTATTCGTGGACGTTGGCTGGTCGGCGAACAGATTAGACGCCGTCACGGCTTGCCGCTGCCCGCCGAACTCCAATACGACGAGTACACGGCGAATATTCCGGCAAACCGTTTGATTAGATCGGCGGCTCGACGTCTTTTGGGCCTCGGTGGTATTTCACTGGCGGCGCGGGCTCGCGTCATGCAAATTGATCGGATGCTCGGCGAAGCGGACCTGCTTATTCGCGGCGACCAGATCCCTGTCGTGCAACACAACCGGAACACCGAACGGTATCGGGCGGTTCTGGGCTTGGCGCGCCTAATTCTTACCGGCGGTTCACTAGACCACCGAGTCGGTGGATTTGCCTCCGCAGGCTTTTTGCTCGATTTGGCGGCAGTCTTCGAGAGCTTTGTGGAGCACGAGATGCGACGCTCCGCTGCACGCTTCGGCGGATCCATCGTGGGCCAAGATGTTACAGGGCTCGATGTCGACGGCAAGGTCGAGATCAGGCCCGACATAGTCTGGAAAATAGACGGACAGGTGCGTGCTGTTTTTGACGCTAAATACAAAGCCGAAAAGCCAGCTGGGTTTCCCAACGCAGATATCTACCAGATGTTGGCCTACTGCATTCGACACAACGTGCAGACTGGCCACCTCGTATACGCGGCGGGCAACGAAATGCCAGCGCGGTACACGATCGCACAGGCAGGAATTACAGTCGTCTGCCACGCGTTAGATCTCGACCGTTCGCCAGACGAATTATCGGCGCAGATTGATCGGATCGTGGAGGCTGCGCTGCCGGCGGGCAACGGAGTAGCTTGATCTTGGTAGCTCTGGATTTCCGGGCCGTGATCGTTCCAAGAGTTCTCGGGCACGCTTGCCCAACGCGCTCGCCCAATTAGTTCCCGACGCTGTGGAATCGATGTTGCCCCGAGAACCAAAGGCCGGTTTCTCGAGAACGCCGGTAACTCCCAAGGAACCCAATCGGCTTGACGAACACCTCGATGTTCCAACTCCGCCCACCGGCGAGCTCGGGCAGTCCAGCTCCTAGCTCGGCAAGTCGCGCGTACCAACCGTTGATCGAATCGGCCACAAAGACTGTTTTGCGATTTTTCTGATCGACGCCAAAGAGTTGGGCTCGGGTCAACGGTTCATTCAGATCGCCAAAGGAGCCGCCAACCGATGGAGCGCCAGCGTGGTGGCCACCCCAAAGGTGCATTGGGTCGCTCCCGCCTGTCCAAGGACTTGATCTAAGCGCTTCGCGGAACTTGTTGGCCCATTCTTCTGGAACCGGCAACGGTTGAAGATCGGGCGCTTTTGCCCAAGAGCGTAAGGGCAGGATTGATTGTTCGGCCAAGTGCTCCATCTGTTGGAAAGACCACGCTAGGTATCCGGTGAGCGTCTCGTCAAAAAACCAAATGTCTTTGATCAGGGCGAAGCGCGGGTCGTCGGTCGGCAACCCCTGCTGAAACCACCACAGCAAACCTTTGTCATGGCGGGTCCACCCGAAGGAGTACGTAAGAAATGACTGGAGTGCGGTGTAGTAGGCCAAATTCTGACGAAAACGTCGATCGTAATTCTGATGGTCGTCCGAGATGGTGTCCGGGGACGCGGGCATGACCAGACCATGCTCAGGGTCCGCCAAACAACGGTAGGGCATTGCAATCGCCCACTCCCAAGGAAAGTCACCCGCTCCGATCGGGACTTCGGCCCGGTTAGTCTGACGTCTCCAGTCAACAGTCACTTCGTTCTCCTCTATTTAACGGGCTGAAATTGAAACGCCGCGTGTTCACGCTTGTATTGACGTTGGGGCAGAAGACCCCTCAACCAACGAGATGAACCGACTCAACGTCGCTACTCCCTCCGCAGACTGCGGCAGCGAGTCGAGCAGCGCTGGCGAGGAGACGAGGTACGCCGCCCACTGGGCGCGCGAGATCGACACGTTGAGGCGGTTGCGGGAGAGCAGGAAGTCGAGGCCGCGGGGCACATCGTCGGCGCTCGAAGCGGCGAGGCTGACGATCGAGATGACCGCTTCTCGGCCCTGGAACTTGTCTACCGTGCCCACGACGACTCGGGTATAGCCGGCAGCGTCGAGACGACCACGGAGCAATTCCACCTGCGCGTTGTAGGGCGTCACCACGATGATGCCGTCTTCAGCGAGCGGCTTTGCCTCGCCGTCGGCTTCGGAAGTCCATTGTGCGCCCAAGTGCTCACGCACCAGCTCAACCACCCGGTCGGCTTCCTCGGCGGAGTACGTGGAGTTGTCGACGTGAGTGGTCGGCACCGAGTGCAGGCCGGGGGCAAAGCCCTCGAGCATCCGCCCCGCCGTCGACGCGTGCGATCGCAGCAAGCCGTCGTAGGAGAGCAGCGAGACGGGGCGCGTGACGGCCTCATCCATGCGGCGACTCTCTTCGAGGAAGTAGCCGAAGTCATCCGGCAGCACCGCCAGCTCGCCGATCACATGACCGAGCGCCGAACCATCAACCGGCGCTGGGTGGATGCCCTGGCTCACCTGGGGGAGCTGCTGCGGGTCGCCGAGCAGCAGAATGCGTTTCGCGCTCGCCGCAACACCGATCGTGTTCGCGAGGGAGAACTGCCCGGCCTCATCGATGACGAGCAGATCGAGCTGGTTGGCCTGCACCCGCTTGCGATTGGTCATGTCCCAGGCGGTGCCGCCGATCACGTAGCCCTCCGAGTCATGCTCGCGCGCAAAGCCCGCGTGACCATTCGCCGGCAACTCGCTAAAAGGACCATCGGCGTAATAGCCAACGCCGAACTCTCCCGGCACCGCCTTCGCCACAAGGTCCCGGTCAAGGCTCGCGTCAAGCACGACAGCATCGAGAACGTTCTCGACCACCTTGTGCGACTGCGCCGTGATGCCGACCTTCCAGTGATGCTTCTCGACCAGCCGCTGAATAACGTGCGCAGCGAGGTACGTCTTGCCTGTGCCGGGTGGGCCCTGCACCGCGAGGTAGCCACTCTCCCGCGAAAGCAGCGAGGCGATCACGGCGCGCACCCCATCATCCGCGCTCTTCATGGGCTCAAGGGCTGCAACCTCAGCGGGAGCCTTGCGCAGCAGCAGGTCAGACATCGCGTCGTCGGGCCACTCCGGTGCGGCGGCCACGACGGTCTCGCCCCACTCCTCGATTGCGGCAACAATGCTGTCCGCGCGCGGTGGCGGTCCCGGCGTGAGGTGCGTGGGGATTTCATCCCACGCCGGAATGTCATCGGGCCGGGTTTCGATGACGAAAATGCCGCCCTCATCCTCGGCGGGGTCAGAGAAACGAACCCCGCGGGCGAGGCGCGCGCCGGCACGATGGCCCGGCGGAGAATAGGGCAGCGGGTCGCCGTAGACGAGAAAAACATCGCCGCCCGGGCGTGGGGCACTGCTGCCCGGCGCCCACTGACCGCGAAGGTAGAGGTGCCGACGCTCGGTGCGCTGCCGCCCCTCCTTGTGCCAATCGCGATCGAGCGAGCCGCTGTCAACGATGAAGATGCCACGAGTGTCTTCCCACAACTCCGACGGCTGCTCGAGGCGGTCGTAGTGCTCCCACCAAAAGCTCTTGACCTCGCGCCGGTGATAATCGATGGCGGCTGCAGCCATGCGGTAGGCGCTCGCAGCGGTGTCATCGCCCACCTCTTCGGCAGAGTCGCCCAGCGCCTGGAGCTGGAGATCGAGCGCACTGGGTTCGAAGGTCTTGCCCTCGAATTCCTCATCCACCGGCTCAACCGTCACGCCTTGCACCTCGGGCAGCGCCCGCAGCCAATCGCGCAGCTTGAGCGTCGAAACGCAGTCGTACTCGTTGTAGCGGGCGATCGCGTCGCGAATTTCGGTCGCGCGCTGCACGTTGCCGTTTGCGGCTGCCACACTCGACTCGACGTACTCACCGATGGAGTCGGCAGCGTTGGTCACGCCGGCGCGCTCGGCCTCGCCCATGTAGAGCGGCTCAAGTTTCTTGATCGAATACGACGGCGTTCCGATGCGCAGCGCGCCCCGCACGATCGGATACAGGTCGACCAGCACGCCATCACGCAGCAACTGGTCGACGACATCCTCACCCTCGCCGTGCCGGGCGGCGATGCTCAGCAGGTGCGTCTTTTCGTAGCTGGCGTAGTGATAAATATGGAGGCCCGGATGCTGCTGCCGCCGCTCCGTGACGAAGTCCAGGAACGAACGCAGCGCGATCCGTTCCTCGGCATGGGAGTGAGCCCACAGACAATCGAACTCGCCCGCGGCATCGACCCAGCCGAAGAGGTAGTCGAGGCCCCAGCGTGGCACCCCGCCGATTCCCGGCTCGGAGTACATCGGGTCGCCCTCGAAGTCGAAGAAGAGGTCGCCGGCGTTGGGCGCGGGCAGGTTCGCGATCGGCCGCGGGTCAACGACAACGACGGGCGGGATGGCGTGGGTGTCGGCCGGATCGACCGTGTGCTGCAGCTTGGCCTGCAGGTGAAGCTTGGCAAAACTCGCTTTCGGGATGGCGAGGTCGTCGGGACGTTCCGAGGTTTCGGCCAGGTCGGAGAGGGTGCGGATGCCCGCCGCCAGAAACTTCGTGCGTTGACCGGCGCGCAGCCCCGCGACGGTAAAGAGGTCATCGGCTTTCTTGGCGGGTTCCGTGCAGAACTTGCACCGGCCATCCCGCGCATACCGCTCATCGTGCCAGTCGACCGGTTTAGCTTCGGCGCGGTGCTCAGTGATGATCGCGTGCATGCGGGCTCGGCGGCGCCGAAAGACGGGGGCGATGTCGGCCACCGCAGCGAGCTCGGAGGCGTCATTGCCGAGAATGAGTTCGACGGTGCCGTCTGCCGGAACGCCGAGCTTCTGAAGTTGCTCGTGATACGCCGCCAGTTGCAGCAGCGCGGTGACCCGCACGTGGCGCGAGAGCTTCGAGTCAACCACCCGATAGCTGCCGTCGGGCTGCTTGACCAGAAAGTCGGCGTAGCCAATGAACGGCGACTCGGGGTCGGTTTCGTCAAAGAAGACGCCCTGAAAAACGACGGGTGCGCCCGCCAGAAGCGCGTCGCGCGTGCGCGCGGCGTAGTCACGCAGAACAGCGGCATCCCGCCCCGGAGGTTTATCGAACTCGACCATCGCATCACCGAACTCGGCGCGATAGCGATCCCGCAGTCGGGCCTCATGAACGTTTCCCAGCTCGGCTGCCCGCTCCAACATCGCATCGTCAGCGGGCAGCGGATCAGTAGAGAACCCCAACCGCTTGTCGAGCACGCGCAAGAACCCAAACTCGCAGTTCGACGCTTGGGTCAGATCGCTGGCGCTCGTCACGAGAGCGGTATCGGTGAGTAGGTACATGTCTCGATCAGAATATGGCCGGGGAGCGACATCGTCGTTGACCCGTGCCGCTGCCGCGCACATCGGTCACGCAGGAACGCAGATCGAGCGTGCAGATCGACCAGTCACTTCGACCAGTCACTTCGACCAGTCACTTCGACGAGACATTTCACGCGCCCGACCCCACCGAAACGCCAGCCCACGCCCTAGGCTTGAACTATGACGGGAATCACCACCCCACGGTCGAAGCACTTTTCTGCGCTCGCCCCGGAGCGTGAGCCCCAGCTGGCGTTCCCGCCCCGCGGTAGCTCGATGATCGGCCCCGTCGATGCCCCCGGCCTGCATGTGATGACCTACAACATCCGTCGTCGCGGTCCAGAACTTTTGCCGCGAAGCCCTGACCTGTGGAGACGCCGCAAGCCGTTGATGGCACGTCTCCTCGCTGCCGAACAACCGGCGTTGGTCGGCGTGCAAGAGGCACTCTTCACTCAGGCGCGGTTTGTCGGCCAATCGTTAGGGGAGCGCTATCGTTCGCTCGGCCACGGTCGCGAGAGGAACACGGGTGGCGAAGGCTGCCCCATTTTTTACGACTCCACTCGTCTGGAGGTGGTCGAATGGCGACAGTCCGCGCTCTCCGATACCCCGAATATTTCGGGTTCGGTCTCGTGGGGCAATCGCACGCCTCGCGTCGTGGTCGAAGCGATTTTCCGCGACCTCGACACCGGCATCCACTTTCAGGCCGTGAACACCCACCTCGATCACCGGTCCCGCACGTCTCGCCTTCACTCCGCTGACGCGTTGAGAAACATCGTGCAGTCGACTCCGTATCCCAGCATCATGACCGGCGATTTCAATACGGATGCTGACACTCACCCTTATGACCAACTCACCGGTCACGGACTGCTCGTAGACACCTGGAACACCGCCGAAGAGCGACTCACCCAAGTGTGGGGAACGTTCCCCAACTACGGCCCGCCGAAGCACAATCGCAAACGAATTGACTGGGTTCTTGCAACGCCCGATGTGACTGTCCTGAAGACAGGCATCAATGTCACGAGGTATTCGGGCGGCTGGCCATCCGATCACGCGCCAGTGCAGGCCGTTGTGCGTTTTGCCGGCGCGTAATAGGTCAACGCGCTAGAGCATCCCTACAAACGATTTAGGGAGCCGATCACGATTCACCTAATCTGGGCGAGTGAATCTGATCTTCCGCACCATCTTGCACCGCATCCTCAGCACGCGACGATCGGCCCTCGGCATCACCGATGTGGGCAGCATGACGATGAAGGTTTTGCCGACCGATGTTGACCTGCTGCGCCACATGAATAACGGCCGCTACTTCTCCATCATGGACATCGGTCGCATGGACCTCCTGATCCGTGCCGGCGGCTGGCAGAAGCTTCGAGCCAAGGGTTTCTACCCGGTGATGGCCAACGAGACCATCAGCTTTCGCAAGTCGCTCGATCTCTGGAAGAAGTTCCAGCTCGAATCGCGCGTCGTCGGCTACGACGACAAGGCTGTCTTTGTCGAGCAACGTTTTGTGGTCGACGGCCAGATTTACGCCCAGGCGATGACCCGCGCCCGCTTCCTGCGGAGCTCTGGCGGCACCGTGAGCGTTGCCGAACTTCTCGAAACCATTGGCTGGGATGACGAACAACCCGTCATGCCCGACTGGGTCCAAGAGTGGGCTGATCATGTTGCGCTGCCCGTCAGTCGCGCCGATGCGCCAAGCACCTGGGAGTAAGCGCCTCCAGCAAGCGTTTGCAGTGACTTGTATGACTTTCAGCTTTGTGAGAGCGCTCTCTTGACAATCGAGAGAGCGCTCTCATAAGATCAGTCTGCAATCGTGAGAGCGCTCTCATTTCTGATGGGGGTCTCTTTCGGACACCAATAACCCTCATTCACAAGGAAGTGACCGTGAAATCTCAACGACGCACCAAGATGGTTGCAGCCGTCGCCGGCGCAGCATCTCTCGCTCTTCTCGCCACCGGTTGCTCGGCAACTGACGGTGGAGACAGCGATGGCCCCATCACCCTCACCGTGACCACCTTCGGCACGATGGGACTCGACGGACTGTACGAAGCGTACGAAGCCGAGAACCCCAACATCACGATCAACGCGACCAACATCGACACCGGTGGAAACGCATTGACCGACTGGAAGACCAAGCAGGCAGCAGGCGCCGGTCTCGCTGACGTTCAGGCCGTTGAAGAAGGATGGCTCGGCCAGGTCATGCAAGTCTCCGACACCTTCGTTGACCTCAGCGAATACGGCGCAGACGACATCAAGGACCGCTGGGTCGACTGGAAGCTCGCTCAGGGCACCGACGCGGACGGCCGCATCATCGGTTACGGAACCGACATCGGCCCCGAGGGCCTCTGCTACAACGGCGCCCTTCTCGAAGAAGCTGGCATGCCGTCTGACCGCGACGCCGTAGCCGAACTCTTCGGTGGCGACAGCGCAACGTGGGAAGACTTCTTCCAGGTTGGCAAGGACTACAACGCCGCAACCGGCGCAGCCTTCTACGACCACTCCGGCTTCGTCTGGAACGCCATGGTCAACCAGCTTGACGAGGGCTACTACACCGCTGACGGTGAGATCGACATCGAAGGCAATGCCGACCTCAAGTCGCAGTGGGACCTCCTCGCCGACGGTGCAGCATCCGGCCTCTCGGCTGAGCAGAGCGCGTGGGACTGGGGCGGGGGAAAGGCCTTCACTGATGGCTCTTTCGCTACGTTCATGTGCCCCGGCTGGATGCTCGGTGTTGTCAAGGGACAGGTTGAAGCAGCAGGCGGAGACGCTAGCACTGGCTGGGACTTCGCAGACGTCTTCCCCGGTGGAGCAGCAAACTGGGGCGGCGCCTTCCTGACCGTTCCGACCCAGTCGGAGCACCCTGCTGAGGCAGCAAAGCTCGCCGCTTACTTGACCTCGGCTGAGTCCGAAGTTGCCGCCTTCCAGGCTGCAGGAACCTTCCCCAGCGTGATCGAAGCTCAGACGGATGACGGAGTAACCGGCACCAGCGAGCTCAGCACCTTCTTCAACGATGCTCCCATCGGCACGATCCTCGGATCGCGTGCAGAAGGCGTGACCTCGCAGTTCAAGGGCCCGAACGACTCAGTTATCCAGGAGCAGGTCTTCGGCCCCGCTACCAAGGAACTCGACTCGGGCGTTGATGGTGACACCGCGTGGAACAACGCGCTTGAGGTTCTGAAGAACCTCGACCTCAACTAGTCCACAGCAGCAATTGAGGCCCCCGGTCATCCCCTGGCCGGGGGCCTCACTTCTTGAAAGCGATATCTCATGACGACGATGACGAGCCCGCCCCGACCTGATTCAGGGGAGGCGAAGAAGCGCTCCGAGCGCAACGCAACACAGCTCACCCGGCGGCAGCGTCTGAGTCGCCTCGACGTGAAAGCGTCCCCCTACCTCTACATCGCCCCCTTCTTTGTGCTCTTCGCACTCATCGGGCTCTTCCCCCTCGTCTACACGTTCGTTGTCTCGCTCAACGACTGGGACATCCTGAGTGGCGCAGGGGAGTGGATCGGCTTCGAGAACTACGTCGCTGAACTGAACGACCCCTACTTCTGGAACTCGCTCTTCAACACCATGAGCATCTTCCTACTCAGTGCGATTCCGCAGCTTGTCGCCGCCGTCTTCATTGCGGCCCTTCTCGACCAGAACCTGCGCGCCAAAACCTTCTGGCGCATGAGCATCCTGATCCCGTACATCGTGACCCCGGTCGCAGTCGCCATCATCTTCTCGAGCGCGTTCGGCGAAAAGTACGGGCTCATCAACAACATCCTGACCTCGTTCAACATTGAGCCCGTGATGTGGAAGAGCGAAGTCTTCGCAAGCCACTTCGCGATTGCAACGATGGTCAACTGGCGCTGGACCGGCTACAACGCGCTCATCCTGCTCGCCGCGATGCAGGCAGTTCCCCGCGACATTTACGAATCGGCATCCCTGGACGGAGCGGGCGCCGTGCGTCGCTTCTTCTCGATGACGCTGCCGAGCATCCGCCCGACCATGATCTTCGTGATCATCACCGCCACGATCGGTGGGCTGCAGATCTTCACCGAACCGAAGCTCTTCAACCCCACCAGCGCGAACCTCGGCGGTGCCCATCGCGAGTACCAGACGACCGTGCTGTACCTGTGGGATATGGCCTTCAACCGCGGAGACTTTGGCAAGGCTTCGGCGATTGCCTGGCTGCTGTTTTTGATCATCGTCGGCATTGGACTGCTGAACTTCATGATCTCGCGCAAGATTGCCTCCACAGAAGTGAAGGTCATCTCCAAGCGTCGAGCGAAGAAACTTGCGCGCTACCGCGCCACCACCGCGGCCAACCCCACCGGCGTGCCAGCGGCATCCGTCGTAGACGAGGAGAAGAGCTCATGAGCACCACGAGCCCCACACGAACCCCCGATCGCGCCGCCGACAAGCAGGCCGTAGCCGACGAGAAGCGTCGCGGTCGTGCCCGCGCCCGCGGTCTCGCTGAGCGCCCCGGTTTCTTGG
This window encodes:
- a CDS encoding AAA family ATPase — encoded protein: MADKILQGRRIQATLELLADAQTPLNRSTVWAAVSERFPLEGDEFELNTSGTPRGETNWAFATSYLPIAGWIDKGHNAWTITDEGREALSKYANPTDFIDVPRRLHAQWRRGNKQQLERDLSERVMPQDEAQEKVIEGARLYVDRALTRGESVFVPGRQLWTEAVTGELEAHFVAAEAIPGKTFMEQVAIQLAEVSDDAKLLMAELVAFQLLPASTDSIGEQAKRARVNGILQLMEHPVLIPAEVDSVFPFGSFNPGMRMANNLGAAMTIIVNFAIAWVRIPEEERDELLTDPWTFRDWILTIPGERFPSQRHALEYLIHPAFFVSIVSNDHKELIREAFIGEIATSTNDLDRDLLAITVALQVKSGAPISYYSSELRLIWDKAHDSQTADFNNPNESAPDDDSADEPLVDPKQRTPFAVADEKLAAAVLTEPKWLQSVLDLLWRQRQVIFYGPPGTGKTFLARAIAGHISDGADPVIVQFHPSYSYEDFVEGYRPVVKEDGLVYELVPGPFLEIAKSAAKNPELNYVLVIDEINRGNIAKVFGELYFLLEYRDEKMKLLYRSEHFALPENVYIIGTMNTADRSIALLDAAMRRRFAFVELHPDEKPTAGLLDRWLDARGLDRKVGQLLTSLNASINHRDARIGPSYFMPGDGDLSEDRLREIWRYQLLPLLEEAHYGDGLDIVARFGYDAINRKAQSSSVSVTLPVVEEVPDAIAGP
- a CDS encoding McrC family protein; the encoded protein is MLLQGPEGLPFVLKEAHTEDDVDLDSATAAAISNLGIAAVMPVGPESWRITNIRRVGTVRLGSREVRIASKVPVAQLFHLLAVGQQWGEWHQDIVKLDQATDLYPAVSEAFSAVAAQALSGGVLRDYCEVQSAEPTIRGRWLVGEQIRRRHGLPLPAELQYDEYTANIPANRLIRSAARRLLGLGGISLAARARVMQIDRMLGEADLLIRGDQIPVVQHNRNTERYRAVLGLARLILTGGSLDHRVGGFASAGFLLDLAAVFESFVEHEMRRSAARFGGSIVGQDVTGLDVDGKVEIRPDIVWKIDGQVRAVFDAKYKAEKPAGFPNADIYQMLAYCIRHNVQTGHLVYAAGNEMPARYTIAQAGITVVCHALDLDRSPDELSAQIDRIVEAALPAGNGVA
- a CDS encoding bifunctional RecB family nuclease/DEAD/DEAH box helicase; the encoded protein is MYLLTDTALVTSASDLTQASNCEFGFLRVLDKRLGFSTDPLPADDAMLERAAELGNVHEARLRDRYRAEFGDAMVEFDKPPGRDAAVLRDYAARTRDALLAGAPVVFQGVFFDETDPESPFIGYADFLVKQPDGSYRVVDSKLSRHVRVTALLQLAAYHEQLQKLGVPADGTVELILGNDASELAAVADIAPVFRRRRARMHAIITEHRAEAKPVDWHDERYARDGRCKFCTEPAKKADDLFTVAGLRAGQRTKFLAAGIRTLSDLAETSERPDDLAIPKASFAKLHLQAKLQHTVDPADTHAIPPVVVVDPRPIANLPAPNAGDLFFDFEGDPMYSEPGIGGVPRWGLDYLFGWVDAAGEFDCLWAHSHAEERIALRSFLDFVTERRQQHPGLHIYHYASYEKTHLLSIAARHGEGEDVVDQLLRDGVLVDLYPIVRGALRIGTPSYSIKKLEPLYMGEAERAGVTNAADSIGEYVESSVAAANGNVQRATEIRDAIARYNEYDCVSTLKLRDWLRALPEVQGVTVEPVDEEFEGKTFEPSALDLQLQALGDSAEEVGDDTAASAYRMAAAAIDYHRREVKSFWWEHYDRLEQPSELWEDTRGIFIVDSGSLDRDWHKEGRQRTERRHLYLRGQWAPGSSAPRPGGDVFLVYGDPLPYSPPGHRAGARLARGVRFSDPAEDEGGIFVIETRPDDIPAWDEIPTHLTPGPPPRADSIVAAIEEWGETVVAAAPEWPDDAMSDLLLRKAPAEVAALEPMKSADDGVRAVIASLLSRESGYLAVQGPPGTGKTYLAAHVIQRLVEKHHWKVGITAQSHKVVENVLDAVVLDASLDRDLVAKAVPGEFGVGYYADGPFSELPANGHAGFAREHDSEGYVIGGTAWDMTNRKRVQANQLDLLVIDEAGQFSLANTIGVAASAKRILLLGDPQQLPQVSQGIHPAPVDGSALGHVIGELAVLPDDFGYFLEESRRMDEAVTRPVSLLSYDGLLRSHASTAGRMLEGFAPGLHSVPTTHVDNSTYSAEEADRVVELVREHLGAQWTSEADGEAKPLAEDGIIVVTPYNAQVELLRGRLDAAGYTRVVVGTVDKFQGREAVISIVSLAASSADDVPRGLDFLLSRNRLNVSISRAQWAAYLVSSPALLDSLPQSAEGVATLSRFISLVEGSSAPTSIQA